In Melopsittacus undulatus isolate bMelUnd1 chromosome 6, bMelUnd1.mat.Z, whole genome shotgun sequence, the following proteins share a genomic window:
- the ATP1B4 gene encoding protein ATP1B4 → MHLSSELLQKRGNNPRSQENKQDEEVWVPDRRENETRANMGSKTWADLAAEMKIFLWNPEEKTCLGRTAKSWGLILLFYFVFYTCLAGMFAFCMYVMLLTLSPYTPTYRDRVSPPGVMIRPYLNGFTIAFNVSQPNTWQPYVDSMHHFLAAYDDKVQEEKNIECISGKYFIQGGNESEEKKACQFKRSLLQNCSGIEDPTFGYSKGQPCILLKMNRIIGYRPGAGVPVRVDCKVQKGNESDLRAVDFYPGNGTFDLMYYPYYGKFTHVNYTSPLVAMHFTDVKRNNLVPIQCSLNGKGIINDLNSDRFLGRIIFTLSIGK, encoded by the exons ATGCACTTGAGCTCAGAGCTGTTGCAGAAGCGTGGGAACAACCCCAGATCACAG GAAAATAAGCAGGACGAGGAGGTCTGGGTCCCTGACAGAAGAGAGAACGAGACCAGGGCAAACATGGGGAGCAAAACTTGGGCAGACCTGGCTGCGGAGATGAAGATATTCCTGTGGAACCCGGAGGAGAAAACATGCCTGGGGAGAACGGCCAAGAGCTGGG GCTTGATCCTGCTGTTTTACTTCGTCTTCTACACATGCCTGGCTGGAATGTTTGCCTTTTGCATGTACGTGATGCTGCTCACGCTGAGCCCATACACACCAACATACCGGGACCGTGTGTCTCCGCCAG GAGTAATGATCAGACCGTACTTGAATGGGTTCACCATTGCCTTCAATGTCTCTCAGCCCAACACATGGCAGCCCTATGTGGACAGCATGCATCACTTCCTAGCAG CTTATGATGACAAAGTTCAAGAGGAGAAGAACATTGAGTGCATCTCAGGGAAGTACTTCATCCAAGGGGGCAATGAAAGCGAGGAGAAGAAAGCCTGCCAGTTCAAACGCTCCCTTCTGCAGAACTGCTCTGGCATTGAGGACCCAACATTTGGCTACTCTAAAGGCCAGCCCTGCATCCTGCTGAAGATGAACCGG ATCATAGGCTACCGCCCTGGCGCTGGGGTTCCTGTGAGAGTGGACTGCAAAGTGCAG AAAGGCAACGAGAGTGATCTCAGAGCTGTGGACTTCTACCCTGGAAACGGGACATTTGATCTCATGTATTACCCCTACTATGGCAAGTTCACTCAT GTCAACTATACATCCCCACTGGTGGCTATGCACTTTACAGATGTGAAGAGGAATAATTTGGTCCCTATTCAGTGCAGTCTGAATGGGAAAGGTATTATCAATGACCTAAACAGCGACCGCTTCCTGGGCAGAATCATCTTCACATTGAGCATTGGAAAGTAG